The genomic interval ACTTCTTGGTATTATGACATAAAAGTATCTTAAATTCAAAAGTAGTAAAACTTGTTATAACGGTTCGTCTAATACCATCATGGCActcttttcagttttttatttttttttttcttctatagCTCTAATACATTCTTTTGAAAAGTAGATGCAGTCACTTCTGGAAATGTACACCGAGAAGCATATGCAACCATCCTCCATTCAGCTCATGTTTATGTTTGTGGAGCCATTGCAGCTGCTCAAAGCATCAGAATGTCTGGCTCTACACGGGACCTTGTCATCTTGGTCGATGAGTCCATAAGTGGCTACCACAGGAGTGGCCTTGAAGCAGCTGGCTGGAAAATCAAGACTATACAAAGAATTCGAAATCCGAAAGCTGAGAAGGATGCTTACAATGAGTGGAACTACAGCAAGTTCAGGTTGTGGCAACTAACTGAGTATGACAAGATAATATTCATAGATGCTGACCTTCTAATCCTTAAAAACATAGATTTCTTATTCAGAATGCCTGAGATTTCAGCCACAGGAAACAATGGCACCCTTTTTAATTCTGGTGTGATGGTTATTGAACCTTCAAACTGCACATTCAACCTACTAATGGATCACATTAATGAGATTGAGTCTTACAATGGTGGAGACCAAGGCTACTTGAATGAAATCTTCACATGGTGGCATCGAATTCCGAAACATATGAACTTCTTGAAGAACTTTTGGATTGGAGATGATGAAGAGGTGAAGGCAAAAAAGACTAGACTGTTTGGTGCTGATCCACCAATTCTCTATGTTCTCCACTACTTGGGATTGAAGCCCTGGCTATGTTTTAGGGATTATGATTGTAACTGGAACGTTGACATTTTACAAGAGTTTGCTAGTGATGTTGCCCATGAGAAGTGGTGGAGAGTCCATGATGCCATGCCTGAGCTGCTTCAACAGTTTTGTCTTTTGAAGTCTAAGCAGAAGGCACAGTTGGAGTGGGACAGAAGGGAAGCTGAGAAGATGAACTTCACAGATGAACACtggaaagtcaaagtcaaagatCCCAGGTTAAAGAAGTGTGTTGACAATTTGTGCAACTGGAagaagatgctgaagcattggGGCGAGACCAATTGGACTGATAATGAGTTCTATAATCCTTCACCACCAGCTATTCCCAAAACTTCTCTCTCATCATCATAAGTTGATTTGTTCTACTttcttttttccatttttttcttaaagaacCAAAAAGAAATTGAGGTTAGGTCAACAcaaaagaaatgaagaaaaaaaatgttgttTGTGACCATTGACCAACAACATTGCTCTCTTTGAGCACTGAGTTCACCGTTTTTGTTTTACTACCTGGTTCTTTTATACTAGAGTTAAAAATGCTGTTTTTTATAGAATTGTTGTACTTAATAATACACAGTGGTTTAGGTCAATGAATTTGGGTAAAGTAGATGCTTTGGCCACCTTTTCATATGTTCATAGTTTTATTGAAATAGcttatgattatatgtatatatttgagtaTAATGGACCAACAAATAGATGGAGAGAAAAATAGGGTGGCTAGAATTTCATTCAATAATA from Cannabis sativa cultivar Pink pepper isolate KNU-18-1 chromosome 4, ASM2916894v1, whole genome shotgun sequence carries:
- the LOC115714683 gene encoding UDP-glucuronate:xylan alpha-glucuronosyltransferase 1 isoform X1, whose translation is MRGAMGSSPRGGHRLSASIEDTYRRRSQRTKAKDSEKAPFHISIHERNPKCKFPLLKLVLLVVIFGTLVTLLYSPDIYHNNNHPSSNSVSQESFVKRWIWGGSDPRYVSNINTNWDDISIVVKKLNLKNEYQGIGLLNFNNSELNQWKQLTPDAIHIVLQLDYAERNVTWDSLYPEWIDEEEEEDVPICPSLPKLKNPGKRLDLIAVKLPCRNEGNWSRDVARLHLQLAVAELAAFYKGYNPVHVVLVTECFPIPNLFKCKELVAREGNVWLYKPNLNVLREKVQLPIGSCELSLPLGGKVDAVTSGNVHREAYATILHSAHVYVCGAIAAAQSIRMSGSTRDLVILVDESISGYHRSGLEAAGWKIKTIQRIRNPKAEKDAYNEWNYSKFRLWQLTEYDKIIFIDADLLILKNIDFLFRMPEISATGNNGTLFNSGVMVIEPSNCTFNLLMDHINEIESYNGGDQGYLNEIFTWWHRIPKHMNFLKNFWIGDDEEVKAKKTRLFGADPPILYVLHYLGLKPWLCFRDYDCNWNVDILQEFASDVAHEKWWRVHDAMPELLQQFCLLKSKQKAQLEWDRREAEKMNFTDEHWKVKVKDPRLKKCVDNLCNWKKMLKHWGETNWTDNEFYNPSPPAIPKTSLSSS
- the LOC115714683 gene encoding UDP-glucuronate:xylan alpha-glucuronosyltransferase 1 isoform X2, with protein sequence MRGAMGSSPRGGHRLSASIEDTYRRRSQRTKAKDSEKAPFHISIHERNPKCKFPLLKLVLLVVIFGTLVTLLYSPDIYHNNNHPSSNSVSQESFVKRWIWGGSDPRYVSNINTNWDDISIVVKKLNLKNEYQGIGLLNFNNSELNQWKQLTPDAIHIVLQLDYAERNVTWDSLYPEWIDEEEEEDVPICPSLPKLKNPGKRLDLIAVKLPCRNEGNWSRDVARLHLQLAVAELAAFYKGYNPVHVVLVTECFPIPNLFKCKELVAREGNVWLYKPNLNVLREKVQLPIGSCELSLPLGGKDAVTSGNVHREAYATILHSAHVYVCGAIAAAQSIRMSGSTRDLVILVDESISGYHRSGLEAAGWKIKTIQRIRNPKAEKDAYNEWNYSKFRLWQLTEYDKIIFIDADLLILKNIDFLFRMPEISATGNNGTLFNSGVMVIEPSNCTFNLLMDHINEIESYNGGDQGYLNEIFTWWHRIPKHMNFLKNFWIGDDEEVKAKKTRLFGADPPILYVLHYLGLKPWLCFRDYDCNWNVDILQEFASDVAHEKWWRVHDAMPELLQQFCLLKSKQKAQLEWDRREAEKMNFTDEHWKVKVKDPRLKKCVDNLCNWKKMLKHWGETNWTDNEFYNPSPPAIPKTSLSSS
- the LOC115714683 gene encoding UDP-glucuronate:xylan alpha-glucuronosyltransferase 1 isoform X3 — its product is MRGAMGSSPRGGHRLSASIEDTYRRRSQRTKAKDSEKAPFHISIHERNPKCKFPLLKLVLLVVIFGTLVTLLYSPDIYHNNNHPSSNSVSQESFVKRWIWGGSDPRYVSNINTNWDDISIVVKKLNLKNEYQGIGLLNFNNSELNQWKQLTPDAIHIVLQLDYAERNVTWDSLYPEWIDEEEEEDVPICPSLPKLKNPGKRLDLIAVKLPCRNEGNWSRDVARLHLQLAVAELAAFYKGYNPVHVVLVTECFPIPNLFKCKELVAREGNVWLYKPNLNVLREKVQLPIGSCELSLPLGGKVTSGNVHREAYATILHSAHVYVCGAIAAAQSIRMSGSTRDLVILVDESISGYHRSGLEAAGWKIKTIQRIRNPKAEKDAYNEWNYSKFRLWQLTEYDKIIFIDADLLILKNIDFLFRMPEISATGNNGTLFNSGVMVIEPSNCTFNLLMDHINEIESYNGGDQGYLNEIFTWWHRIPKHMNFLKNFWIGDDEEVKAKKTRLFGADPPILYVLHYLGLKPWLCFRDYDCNWNVDILQEFASDVAHEKWWRVHDAMPELLQQFCLLKSKQKAQLEWDRREAEKMNFTDEHWKVKVKDPRLKKCVDNLCNWKKMLKHWGETNWTDNEFYNPSPPAIPKTSLSSS